One window from the genome of Sporomusaceae bacterium encodes:
- a CDS encoding sulfurtransferase TusA family protein: MDRKLDLRGLSCPIPLIKTRDALAEVAVVTVVVDEPAPRENIIKFAKSQNCQVDCTASGGEYTIVIRK, translated from the coding sequence ATGGACAGAAAGCTTGACCTCAGGGGGCTAAGCTGCCCGATACCTTTGATAAAGACGAGGGATGCCCTGGCGGAGGTTGCTGTCGTCACCGTCGTCGTCGACGAGCCGGCGCCGCGGGAGAACATCATCAAGTTCGCCAAGTCGCAGAATTGCCAGGTGGACTGTACGGCGTCAGGCGGCGAGTACACCATCGTCATCCGGAAATGA
- the pcrA gene encoding DNA helicase PcrA, giving the protein MPKIFDQLNPAQLEAVTHINGPLLVIAGAGSGKTRVLTARIAHLLEQGVPPYAILAITFTNKAAAEMKERVYRMVGPRAKDIWLSTFHAFCAKFLRIEADSLPGLSKSFVIYDAGDSLALVKACLKELNLDDKHFPPAGVQAAISNAKNSLLDPAAFARQADNFHQHKVAEMYDLYQRKLRHHNAVDFDDLLFLAARLLESDQDVLAKYQDKFRYILIDEYQDTNRAQYMLARHLAARHRNIFVVGDVDQSIYAWRGADIRNILDFEADYPEARVIKLEQNYRSTQTILDAANTVIENNRDRKPKSLWTDNPAGERLTHYLALDERDEARFVCDNIIKQNTIFRVPYRDMAVLYRTNAQSRVIEEAFMRAGVPYTIVGGLKFYDRKEIKDILAYLRVVFNPADAVGLQRIINVPRRGIGDTTLARLSDYAAANGVTLFDAVSGADAVPGLTARARHQLDGLAVLIFNLTAQVQSLPVAKLIEKVMNDSGYMTELENEQTPQSEARIENLRELLSVAKEFAAGDIEDTLENFLSHVALVSDIDTVDSDGDKITLMTLHSAKGLEFPVVFLAGLEEGIFPHVRTLMNDTEVEEERRLCYVGITRAQRRLYLTNAKLRTIYGNTVMYPPSRFLQEIPEALVEKQNVARDRYSPALSPAPTPLRTPVAPTLKADKSAGDWRAGDKVEHAKWGVGTIVEVRGEGDGQEVKVAFPGMGIRQLMAKFAPLKKLQG; this is encoded by the coding sequence ATGCCGAAAATTTTCGACCAGCTCAATCCCGCCCAGCTTGAAGCAGTAACTCACATTAACGGCCCGCTGCTCGTCATCGCCGGGGCCGGCTCAGGCAAGACCCGCGTTCTTACCGCCCGTATCGCCCACCTGCTGGAGCAGGGGGTGCCGCCATACGCCATCCTCGCCATCACTTTCACCAACAAGGCTGCCGCCGAGATGAAGGAGCGGGTATACAGGATGGTGGGGCCGCGGGCCAAGGACATCTGGCTGAGCACCTTCCACGCTTTCTGTGCCAAGTTCCTCCGTATCGAGGCCGACAGCCTGCCCGGCCTGAGCAAGAGTTTCGTCATCTACGACGCCGGCGACAGCCTGGCGCTGGTCAAGGCCTGCCTTAAGGAACTTAACCTCGACGACAAGCATTTTCCGCCGGCGGGGGTGCAGGCCGCCATTTCTAACGCCAAGAACTCGCTGCTCGATCCGGCGGCGTTCGCCCGTCAGGCCGACAACTTCCACCAGCACAAGGTGGCGGAGATGTACGACCTCTACCAGCGCAAACTGCGCCACCACAACGCTGTCGATTTCGACGATCTGCTGTTTCTCGCCGCCCGCCTGCTGGAAAGCGACCAGGATGTGCTGGCGAAGTATCAGGACAAGTTCCGCTATATCCTCATCGACGAGTATCAGGACACCAACCGGGCCCAGTATATGCTGGCCCGTCACCTGGCCGCCCGGCACCGCAACATTTTCGTCGTCGGCGACGTCGACCAGAGCATCTACGCCTGGCGAGGGGCCGATATCCGTAATATTCTCGATTTCGAGGCCGATTACCCCGAGGCCCGCGTCATCAAGCTGGAGCAGAACTACCGCTCGACCCAGACGATCCTCGATGCCGCCAACACGGTTATCGAGAACAACCGCGACCGCAAACCCAAGTCGCTGTGGACGGATAACCCGGCCGGCGAACGGTTGACCCACTACCTGGCGCTGGACGAACGCGACGAAGCGCGGTTCGTGTGCGACAACATCATCAAACAGAACACCATTTTTCGCGTCCCGTATCGCGATATGGCCGTGCTTTACCGCACCAACGCCCAGTCGCGCGTAATCGAGGAGGCTTTCATGCGGGCCGGCGTGCCGTACACTATCGTCGGCGGGCTCAAGTTCTACGACCGCAAGGAGATCAAGGACATCCTCGCTTACCTGCGGGTAGTATTCAATCCCGCCGACGCAGTCGGCCTGCAGCGCATCATCAATGTGCCGCGGCGCGGCATCGGCGACACAACCCTCGCTCGCCTTAGCGATTACGCGGCCGCAAATGGCGTAACCCTCTTCGACGCCGTGTCGGGGGCCGACGCTGTTCCCGGCCTGACGGCAAGGGCGCGGCATCAGTTGGACGGGTTGGCTGTCCTGATCTTTAATCTCACCGCCCAGGTGCAATCTCTGCCGGTGGCCAAGCTGATCGAGAAAGTAATGAACGATTCCGGCTATATGACCGAGCTGGAGAACGAGCAGACGCCCCAGTCCGAGGCGCGGATCGAGAACCTGCGCGAGCTGCTGAGCGTGGCCAAGGAGTTCGCCGCCGGCGATATCGAGGACACGCTGGAGAATTTCCTCAGCCACGTGGCGCTGGTGTCGGATATCGACACCGTCGACTCCGACGGCGACAAGATTACTCTCATGACGCTTCACTCGGCCAAGGGGCTGGAGTTTCCGGTGGTTTTCCTCGCCGGTTTGGAGGAGGGCATCTTCCCCCACGTCCGCACGCTGATGAATGACACCGAGGTGGAAGAGGAGCGCCGGCTGTGCTATGTCGGCATCACCCGCGCTCAACGGCGGCTGTACCTGACTAACGCCAAACTGCGGACGATCTACGGCAACACGGTCATGTACCCGCCGTCGCGGTTTCTGCAGGAGATCCCGGAAGCACTGGTGGAGAAACAAAACGTCGCGCGCGACCGTTACAGCCCCGCCCTCAGTCCGGCGCCGACGCCGCTCCGCACGCCGGTCGCGCCGACGCTCAAGGCGGACAAGTCTGCCGGCGACTGGCGGGCGGGGGATAAGGTTGAACACGCCAAGTGGGGCGTGGGCACGATTGTCGAGGTGCGCGGCGAAGGCGACGGCCAGGAGGTCAAGGTGGCCTTCCCGGGCATGGGCATCCGCCAACTGATGGCAAAATTCGCGCCGCTGAAAAAATTGCAGGGGTGA
- the ligA gene encoding NAD-dependent DNA ligase LigA: MTGKVPASKEEAARMAAELRKELNHHNHRYYVLDAPEITDAEFDAMMRRLQDIEAAYPELVSPDSPTQRVGGAPGEGFGRVAHPTPMLSLGNALSLDELRAFDARVKSGLDGNAGEYVVELKIDGLAVNLIYEDGILLRAATRGDGQYGEDVTANVRTIRAVPLALHGDYPRRIEVRGEIYLPRREFERINKGREAADEPLFANPRNAAAGSLRQLDPRVTAERALDIFVYGVGVREGVELATHAGTLAYLAGLGFKTNPHYRVFATIEEVAAYCESWADRRADLPYDIDGLVIKVNSLADQAALGFTAKDPRWAIAFKFPAEQAVTVVEDIIVSVGRTGVLTPTAVLKPVRLAGSTVSRATLHNEDYIRDKDVRVGDTVIIHKAGEIIPEVVTVLSERRTGEEREFSIPGNCPECGSAVVRQPGESAHKCTNPYCPAIIREGLFHFVSRDAMDIEGLGPAVIASLLTAGLVKDAADLYGLTKEELLTLERTGEKSAQNLIDAIDKSRQAGLARLLFALGIRFVGVKAAGTLARRFGDIDRIAAATVEELTGVEEIGPKIAGSIVNWFASPANLALIDKFRRARVKLTEEQPSAAGPQPFAGKTFVLTGTLAAMTRGEATARIEKLGGKVAGSVSKKTDYVVAGEEAGSKLDKARELGVAVLDEEGLTALLATAPDVV, from the coding sequence ATGACCGGCAAAGTTCCCGCCAGCAAAGAAGAGGCCGCCCGGATGGCGGCTGAGCTGCGGAAGGAGCTCAACCACCACAACCACCGCTACTACGTCCTCGACGCCCCCGAAATTACCGACGCCGAATTCGACGCTATGATGCGCAGGCTGCAGGACATCGAGGCCGCCTACCCGGAACTCGTCAGCCCTGATTCGCCTACCCAGCGGGTCGGCGGCGCTCCGGGAGAAGGCTTCGGCCGGGTGGCCCACCCCACGCCGATGCTCAGCCTTGGCAACGCTCTGTCGCTTGATGAGCTCAGGGCCTTCGACGCCAGGGTGAAAAGCGGTCTGGACGGCAATGCGGGCGAGTACGTAGTCGAACTCAAAATCGATGGCCTGGCGGTCAATCTGATATACGAGGACGGGATTCTGCTCCGGGCCGCCACTCGCGGCGACGGGCAGTACGGCGAGGATGTGACCGCCAACGTCCGCACCATCAGGGCCGTGCCACTGGCCCTCCACGGCGACTATCCGCGCCGCATCGAGGTGCGGGGCGAGATATACCTGCCCCGCCGCGAGTTCGAGCGCATAAATAAGGGCCGCGAGGCCGCCGACGAGCCGCTGTTCGCCAACCCGCGCAACGCCGCCGCCGGCTCTCTTCGTCAGCTTGATCCCCGCGTGACCGCCGAGCGTGCTCTGGACATATTCGTCTACGGCGTCGGGGTGCGCGAGGGGGTGGAGCTCGCCACCCACGCCGGCACGCTGGCATATCTCGCCGGTCTGGGGTTCAAGACTAACCCGCACTACCGGGTGTTCGCGACCATCGAGGAGGTGGCCGCTTATTGCGAGAGCTGGGCGGACAGGCGCGCCGACCTCCCGTACGATATCGACGGCCTGGTTATCAAGGTCAACAGCCTAGCCGATCAGGCAGCCCTCGGCTTCACCGCCAAGGATCCGCGCTGGGCGATTGCGTTCAAGTTCCCCGCCGAACAGGCGGTTACGGTGGTGGAGGATATCATCGTCAGCGTCGGCCGCACCGGCGTCCTGACGCCGACCGCCGTTCTGAAACCGGTGCGCCTAGCCGGCTCGACGGTCAGCCGGGCCACCCTTCATAACGAAGATTATATCCGCGACAAGGATGTCCGCGTCGGCGACACCGTCATCATCCATAAGGCGGGCGAGATCATCCCCGAGGTGGTCACCGTCCTGAGCGAGCGACGGACGGGTGAGGAGCGGGAATTCTCCATTCCCGGCAACTGTCCGGAATGCGGCAGCGCCGTCGTGCGCCAGCCGGGCGAGTCGGCCCACAAGTGCACGAACCCGTATTGCCCGGCCATCATCCGCGAGGGGCTGTTCCACTTCGTGTCCCGCGACGCGATGGATATCGAGGGTCTCGGTCCGGCGGTCATTGCGTCGCTGCTGACCGCCGGCCTTGTAAAAGACGCCGCCGACCTTTACGGGCTGACAAAGGAAGAGTTGCTGACGCTGGAGCGGACGGGCGAAAAATCGGCCCAGAATCTGATCGACGCGATTGACAAGAGCCGGCAGGCCGGTCTTGCCCGGCTGCTGTTCGCCCTCGGCATCCGCTTCGTCGGCGTGAAGGCTGCCGGCACCCTGGCCCGCCGGTTCGGCGATATCGACCGCATCGCGGCGGCGACTGTCGAGGAGCTGACCGGCGTGGAGGAGATCGGCCCCAAGATTGCCGGCAGTATCGTAAATTGGTTCGCGTCCCCGGCTAATCTAGCCCTTATCGATAAGTTCCGCCGCGCCCGGGTCAAGCTGACCGAGGAGCAGCCGTCGGCCGCCGGCCCGCAGCCTTTTGCCGGCAAGACGTTCGTCCTGACCGGTACCCTCGCCGCCATGACGAGGGGCGAGGCCACCGCCCGCATCGAGAAGCTGGGCGGCAAGGTGGCCGGCTCGGTGAGCAAGAAGACCGACTACGTTGTGGCCGGCGAGGAGGCGGGCAGCAAGCTGGATAAAGCCAGGGAGCTGGGCGTCGCCGTGCTGGACGAAGAAGGTTTAACCGCCTTGCTGGCCACCGCCCCGGACGTGGTATAA
- a CDS encoding DUF3343 domain-containing protein, translating to MTEDFWVITFPSVFSSFRAEKVLKAAGIAADLIPVPRQLTGSCEGLAAKLAGEDVARAAAVLTAAGVPMVREGIRIDGKSIW from the coding sequence ATGACGGAAGACTTCTGGGTGATAACTTTCCCGTCGGTTTTCTCCTCCTTCCGGGCGGAGAAGGTTCTGAAAGCGGCCGGGATAGCCGCCGACCTCATCCCCGTACCGCGGCAGCTCACCGGCTCATGCGAGGGATTAGCCGCGAAGCTGGCGGGCGAGGATGTCGCGCGGGCGGCGGCGGTGCTGACGGCGGCAGGCGTGCCGATGGTGAGGGAGGGTATCAGGATCGACGGCAAAAGCATATGGTGA